A region of Burkholderia lata DNA encodes the following proteins:
- a CDS encoding ABC transporter permease produces MSLWVLAFRNLLRNRRRSSTTLLAMVVGLAAILLFGGYARDINYGLQTSYVRQGGHLQIQHRDYFLYGSGDPVSYGIADYRKIIDTVLGDPELAREVTVVTPVLAINGIAGNFAAGVSRTVSGSGIVVADQNRMRQWNDYGFADRATPLALTGSAANAAVIGTGVARVLHLCDALRVPDCRDPVTAAPAGASDLPDDIASLSQAEAAAKPVHRSGLARLELLTSNAYGAPNVAELSVIAAQKQGVKQVDDLFVQVHLPQAQQLVYGSGPSAKVTSIVVQLKHTADLPAARARIQTLLRTRLAGEPLEVLGFATLNPQYGQVTGMFGAIFGFIAVLIATIVLFTVGNTMNMAVMERTHEIGTLRALGLRGAGIRRLFVCEGCLLGLCGAVAGTVLALAAGVAINRAGLHWTPPGQTDPVALSVRVWGEFGMIARYALGVTVVATLSAWLPAHRAARLPIVDALRFA; encoded by the coding sequence ATGAGCCTCTGGGTCCTCGCCTTCCGCAACCTGTTGCGCAACCGCCGCCGCTCGTCGACCACGCTGCTCGCGATGGTCGTCGGCCTGGCCGCGATCCTGCTGTTCGGCGGCTATGCGCGCGACATCAATTACGGACTCCAGACCAGCTACGTGCGCCAGGGTGGCCATCTGCAGATCCAGCACCGCGACTATTTCCTGTACGGCAGCGGCGACCCCGTCTCGTACGGGATCGCCGACTACCGGAAGATCATCGACACCGTGCTCGGCGATCCCGAGCTCGCACGCGAGGTGACGGTCGTGACGCCGGTGCTGGCGATCAACGGCATCGCCGGCAACTTCGCGGCGGGCGTCTCGCGCACCGTCTCGGGCAGCGGGATCGTCGTGGCCGACCAGAACCGGATGCGACAGTGGAACGACTACGGTTTCGCCGACCGGGCAACGCCCCTCGCGCTGACCGGCAGCGCCGCGAATGCCGCCGTGATCGGCACGGGCGTCGCGCGCGTGCTGCACCTGTGCGACGCGCTGCGGGTACCCGATTGCCGCGATCCGGTGACGGCCGCCCCGGCCGGCGCGTCGGACCTGCCCGACGACATCGCGTCGCTCTCGCAGGCCGAGGCCGCCGCGAAACCCGTGCACCGCAGCGGGCTCGCCCGTCTCGAGCTGCTGACGTCGAACGCGTACGGCGCACCGAACGTCGCCGAACTGTCGGTGATCGCGGCGCAGAAGCAAGGCGTCAAGCAGGTCGACGACCTGTTCGTGCAGGTGCATCTGCCGCAGGCGCAGCAACTCGTCTACGGCAGCGGCCCGAGTGCGAAGGTGACGTCCATCGTCGTGCAGTTGAAGCACACGGCCGATCTGCCCGCCGCGCGCGCGCGCATCCAGACGCTGCTGCGCACCCGGCTCGCGGGCGAGCCGCTCGAGGTGCTCGGCTTCGCGACGCTGAATCCGCAGTACGGCCAGGTCACCGGCATGTTCGGCGCGATCTTCGGCTTCATCGCGGTCTTGATCGCCACGATCGTGCTGTTCACGGTCGGCAACACCATGAACATGGCCGTGATGGAGCGCACGCACGAGATCGGCACGCTGCGCGCACTCGGCCTGCGTGGCGCCGGCATTCGCCGCCTGTTCGTCTGCGAAGGGTGCCTGCTCGGCCTCTGCGGCGCGGTGGCAGGCACCGTCCTCGCGCTGGCGGCGGGCGTCGCGATCAACCGCGCCGGCCTGCACTGGACACCACCCGGACAGACCGATCCGGTCGCGCTGTCGGTACGCGTGTGGGGCGAGTTCGGGATGATCGCGCGCTACGCGCTCGGCGTGACGGTGGTCGCGACGCTCTCGGCCTGGCTGCCCGCGCACCGTGCCGCCCGCCTGCCGATCGTGGACGCGCTGCGTTTCGCCTGA
- a CDS encoding ABC transporter ATP-binding protein — translation MLAASLSHVTKTYGTGPLAVAAADDASLEILANRFTVLSGPSGSGKTTLLNLLGGIDRPTRGAITVAGQRIDAMRENALADFRARHVGFVFQSFNLLPVFSAFENVEYPLTLLGVARARRRDRVLALLDAVGMGDKANRRPGQLSGGQQQRVAIARALVTEPALVLADEPTANLDSATGAAIIALMRTMQRERATSFVFSSHDPQVIAAADDVATICDGRVVDTRSATLHEEACQ, via the coding sequence GTGTTGGCGGCCAGCTTGAGTCATGTCACGAAAACCTATGGAACCGGACCGCTCGCGGTCGCGGCGGCCGACGACGCGTCGCTCGAGATTCTCGCGAACCGCTTCACGGTGCTGTCGGGACCGTCCGGCAGCGGCAAGACGACGCTGCTCAACCTGCTCGGCGGCATCGATCGCCCGACGCGCGGCGCCATCACGGTCGCGGGCCAGCGAATCGATGCGATGCGCGAAAATGCGCTGGCCGATTTCCGCGCGCGCCACGTCGGCTTCGTGTTCCAGTCGTTCAACCTGCTGCCCGTGTTCAGCGCGTTCGAGAACGTCGAATATCCGCTGACCCTGCTGGGCGTCGCCCGCGCGCGGCGCCGCGACCGGGTGCTCGCGCTGCTCGACGCCGTCGGCATGGGCGACAAGGCGAATCGCCGGCCCGGCCAGCTGTCGGGCGGCCAGCAACAGCGCGTCGCGATCGCACGCGCGCTCGTCACCGAGCCGGCGCTCGTGCTGGCCGACGAGCCGACGGCCAACCTGGACAGCGCGACGGGCGCGGCCATCATCGCGCTGATGCGCACGATGCAGCGCGAACGCGCAACGTCGTTCGTGTTTTCATCGCACGACCCGCAGGTGATCGCCGCCGCGGACGATGTCGCGACGATCTGCGACGGGCGCGTCGTCGACACCCGCTCGGCCACCCTGCACGAGGAGGCCTGCCAATGA
- a CDS encoding hotdog fold domain-containing protein, protein MMPATATAAAMITGEQFGVIDVANTAPLFDEHFEQFPVLPGSFSLSLAIGMLFDALGIEANRPAPALTLRKVSFICPVRPGERLTARLRRLQQDGARTTAHVELRNANGQGVMDGILSWEHDA, encoded by the coding sequence ATGATGCCGGCCACCGCGACGGCGGCGGCCATGATCACCGGCGAACAGTTCGGCGTGATCGACGTGGCGAACACCGCACCGCTCTTCGACGAGCACTTCGAGCAGTTTCCCGTGCTGCCCGGTTCGTTCAGCCTCAGCCTGGCGATCGGGATGCTGTTCGATGCGCTCGGCATCGAGGCGAACCGGCCGGCGCCGGCACTCACGCTCCGCAAGGTCAGTTTCATCTGCCCGGTACGGCCGGGCGAACGCCTGACCGCGCGCCTGCGACGCCTGCAGCAGGACGGGGCGCGCACCACCGCGCACGTCGAGCTGCGCAACGCGAACGGCCAGGGCGTGATGGACGGCATCCTCAGCTGGGAGCACGACGCATGA
- a CDS encoding SDR family NAD(P)-dependent oxidoreductase produces MTKLAIVTGGTRGIGRAIVDALIADGHTVYFTYRSNPELADALERTYDGAARAFRVDGGDWDAVQAFADRVNAEAAVDVLVNNAGINDDALLIGSPFARYWEALRINLGATMAFCHAFGDGMQARRRGAIVNVSSIAARKPKAGNGAYGASKAGIERFTKTLALEMARFGVRVNAVAPGFVRSDLFERFLASQDAAAFYRQIPMRKILEPDQVARAVLLLANGSLATTGSVVDLGNGENISG; encoded by the coding sequence ATGACGAAGCTCGCCATCGTCACGGGCGGAACCCGCGGGATCGGACGCGCGATCGTCGACGCGTTGATCGCCGACGGCCACACCGTCTACTTCACCTACCGATCGAATCCCGAGCTGGCCGACGCACTGGAGCGCACGTACGACGGCGCGGCGCGCGCGTTCCGGGTCGACGGCGGCGACTGGGACGCGGTGCAGGCGTTCGCCGATCGCGTGAACGCGGAAGCGGCCGTCGACGTGCTCGTGAACAACGCGGGCATCAACGACGACGCGCTGCTGATCGGCAGCCCGTTCGCCCGCTACTGGGAGGCGTTGCGGATCAACCTCGGCGCGACGATGGCGTTCTGCCATGCGTTCGGCGACGGGATGCAGGCGCGCCGGCGCGGCGCGATCGTCAACGTCTCGTCGATCGCCGCGCGCAAGCCGAAGGCTGGCAACGGCGCGTACGGCGCGTCGAAAGCGGGGATCGAGCGTTTCACGAAGACGCTCGCGCTCGAGATGGCGCGCTTCGGCGTGCGCGTCAACGCGGTCGCACCGGGGTTCGTGCGCTCCGACCTGTTCGAGCGCTTCCTCGCGTCGCAGGACGCGGCGGCGTTCTATCGCCAGATTCCGATGCGAAAGATCCTCGAGCCCGACCAGGTCGCGCGCGCGGTCCTGCTGCTTGCGAACGGCTCGCTCGCAACGACCGGCAGCGTCGTCGATCTCGGCAATGGCGAAAACATCAGTGGCTGA
- a CDS encoding acyl carrier protein, with amino-acid sequence MKEDIKNIVAQILYLSGPEQVTDSASLFRELNMSSIDYVDLCYELKDKVDNRISLENLWPFNRMLLDPQCHTGTEWTDAGWQQVCDVMSWNGHEKCSLQDLYEHFSVNYIEHRIAQFS; translated from the coding sequence ATGAAGGAAGACATCAAGAACATCGTCGCGCAAATCCTCTATCTGAGCGGTCCCGAGCAGGTGACCGATTCCGCGTCGCTGTTCCGCGAGCTGAACATGAGCTCGATCGACTACGTCGACCTGTGCTACGAGCTCAAGGACAAGGTGGACAACCGCATCAGCCTCGAGAACCTGTGGCCGTTCAACCGGATGCTGCTCGATCCGCAATGCCACACCGGCACCGAGTGGACCGACGCCGGCTGGCAGCAGGTGTGCGACGTGATGAGCTGGAACGGCCACGAGAAATGCAGCCTGCAGGATCTCTACGAGCATTTCTCGGTGAACTACATCGAGCACCGCATCGCGCAGTTCAGCTGA
- a CDS encoding beta-ketoacyl synthase N-terminal-like domain-containing protein has product MSYITGLGIATAAFPDIASLLDVDFAARAPLAPAEKPGDYVRANLPFPLVQRMAREDRSLLNPGSRLALQVAAEAFDAASAGRPYTDEERERFAVFTGVEGEDATMAVLTPLHARHGLDGCGYFGEVKADLNPLDMLRLLTTNALYQISKLFGLRGEGYPLQRMSLTSLCALEEAHRQIEGGAIDRAVIAAVGDMTSADNVAAFEKMGLLRTTSHPVGIVPAFGAVGAVVERTPRDGCAPCAQVLDVHSLYKPDTSVSSADWSRLFARFPGEAALGVPHVVLYQNGEPSLGKAERNAVEQAWPNAVTHAYKPHVGYTGRANNLIDLVLAIADPAIPVGAPVLVNGIGVSSGLGAILVRKLSGVGR; this is encoded by the coding sequence ATGTCGTACATCACCGGCCTCGGCATCGCGACGGCCGCTTTTCCCGACATCGCGTCGCTGCTGGACGTCGACTTCGCCGCGCGCGCGCCGCTCGCGCCGGCCGAGAAGCCCGGCGACTACGTGCGCGCCAACCTGCCGTTTCCGCTCGTGCAGCGCATGGCGCGCGAGGATCGTTCGCTGCTGAACCCGGGTTCGCGTCTCGCGTTGCAGGTGGCCGCCGAGGCGTTCGACGCGGCATCGGCCGGCCGGCCCTACACGGACGAAGAGCGCGAACGGTTCGCGGTATTCACGGGTGTCGAAGGCGAGGACGCGACGATGGCCGTGCTCACGCCGCTGCACGCGCGTCACGGCCTCGACGGCTGCGGCTACTTCGGCGAGGTCAAGGCGGACCTGAATCCGCTCGACATGCTGCGCCTGCTGACCACCAACGCGCTGTACCAGATATCGAAACTGTTCGGGCTGCGCGGCGAAGGCTATCCGCTGCAACGGATGTCGCTGACCAGCCTGTGCGCGCTCGAGGAAGCGCACCGGCAGATCGAGGGCGGCGCGATCGACCGGGCCGTCATCGCGGCCGTCGGCGACATGACGTCGGCCGACAACGTCGCGGCGTTCGAGAAGATGGGCCTGTTGCGTACGACGTCGCACCCGGTCGGCATCGTGCCCGCGTTCGGGGCCGTCGGCGCGGTTGTCGAACGCACGCCGCGCGACGGGTGCGCGCCTTGTGCGCAAGTGCTCGACGTTCACTCGCTGTACAAGCCCGACACGTCCGTGTCGAGCGCCGACTGGTCGCGGCTGTTCGCCCGCTTTCCCGGCGAGGCCGCGCTCGGCGTGCCGCACGTCGTGCTGTACCAGAACGGCGAGCCGTCGCTGGGCAAGGCGGAGCGTAACGCCGTTGAGCAGGCATGGCCGAATGCCGTCACGCATGCGTACAAGCCGCATGTCGGCTATACCGGGCGGGCGAACAACCTGATCGACCTGGTCCTCGCGATCGCGGATCCGGCCATTCCGGTCGGCGCGCCCGTGCTGGTCAACGGCATCGGCGTGTCGTCGGGCCTCGGTGCGATCCTGGTGCGCAAGCTGAGCGGGGTGGGGCGATGA